One genomic region from Candidatus Babeliales bacterium encodes:
- the rpoB gene encoding DNA-directed RNA polymerase subunit beta, whose product MFLVRVDRGVVRKKFGKIKDVVPVPNLIAIQSKSFNDFVQFDYLPNEREAVGLEKVLRDIFPIDYDNKMSLEYVSYELGNWSCTCGKLTGIENRYTWICSSCKASECSRLDKNLTCKACKKKTAKYKTCANCLSRVHVKLPMELDECRAAEQTFSMPLKIRVQLISWDDASGEKVVRDIKEQDIFFADVPVMADLYEERGRYKLGSQGTFLINGVDRVVVSQIHRSPGVVFSQSKKAKDVRGRPYYLARIIPMRGSWLDFEFDSNENLYVRIDKKKKVLVTTFLQALGINRDEMLPLFYDYDHITFTNGSFHKSISEKLLGMRIEKGMVPEKESALIGLRITKDVLERLEKAKITKLTLPTSYLINKVFAKDVIDPETGEIIVEQGQVCSKDHVSSMGAYKKLSFDLIASSDYVFQPTLALTLAHDSCHSREDALKDLHAKIWPGDNASLKEIQERLENLLFLSRLYDLTKVGRIRMNRKLGLSISETTTVLTMEDIIATIRYLVGLRERAEGELDDIDHLGNRRIRLVGELLTNQFYTGFARIERIVREKFRMQEAHGALMPQDFLNVKPLSAVIREFFGTGQLSQFMDQTNPLSEIAHKRRLSALGPGGVMKDRATYEIRDVHTSHYGRICPIETPEGQTIGLISSLATYAMVNDLGFIETPYRKVDHGNILHDVEFLDAFQESDKYITQSDAADNEVKHIRDKKVFARHDGNFMQVDADMVDYIDLSPKQLVSVATALIPFLEHDDASRALMGSNMQRQAVPLIKCEVPIVGTGMESEICKASGAVQTARRAGVVEYVSANKIIIRADVKEFDNVDDWIAYGVDIYHLRKFERSSYDTWIHQTPLIQVGDVVKAGDVLTNGSSLDRGELALGTNLLVAFMPWHGYNFEDAIVLSKSLVAHDRLTSVHIDEYEVQARDTKLGPEEITRDIPNVSETALAGLDEDGIVRIGTRVAPGDILVGKVTLKGDIQYSPEEKLLRAIFGEKSREVRDTSLRVPPGVEGTVIDVKIFSRSGIRKDKRYREVVAEQTKKIEGDFQDHCTFLENMVRDQLVQELVGQKASARSSKKLIKDGVFNKTALEQCVFDELTKCKPSSKEIGEQVDHIVDTFNNQLRILHGLKEERINNLKKGDPLPSGVIKMVKVYVAMKRPISVGDKLAGRHGNKGVVSTIVPREDMPYLADGTHVDIVLNPLGVPSRMNVGQILETALGFAGRTIGEEMKKQIVDASYDSVKAYLGRYFGQALIDQIEKDQGKDGVMDLARQTAQDGARFVTPIFDGAQYKGDIQPLLKSLSLPESGAQIIYDGRSGEAFDQPVTVGSIYMMKLSHMVDDKLHARSDGPYSLVTQQPLGGKAQKGGQRFGEMEVWALEAYGAAHTLREMLTYKSDDVSGRHKVYEAIIRGEDIPDPGLPESFNVLIKELQSLGLQVDLFKTGKEEISE is encoded by the coding sequence ATGTTTTTAGTGCGCGTAGATCGAGGGGTTGTTCGAAAAAAGTTTGGGAAAATTAAGGACGTTGTTCCTGTTCCTAACCTTATTGCGATTCAATCCAAATCGTTTAATGATTTTGTACAGTTTGATTATCTTCCTAATGAACGGGAGGCGGTTGGGCTTGAGAAGGTATTGCGAGATATTTTTCCAATTGACTATGACAATAAAATGTCATTGGAATATGTCAGCTACGAACTTGGGAACTGGTCCTGTACCTGCGGGAAGTTAACCGGTATTGAAAATCGTTATACTTGGATCTGCAGTTCATGCAAAGCGTCAGAATGCTCACGTCTTGATAAAAACCTCACATGTAAGGCGTGTAAGAAAAAGACTGCAAAATATAAAACGTGTGCAAACTGTTTGTCGCGTGTTCATGTGAAGCTTCCTATGGAGCTTGATGAGTGTCGTGCGGCAGAGCAAACATTTTCTATGCCGCTCAAGATCCGTGTGCAATTGATTTCATGGGACGATGCGTCTGGTGAGAAAGTTGTACGCGACATTAAGGAACAAGATATATTCTTTGCTGATGTTCCGGTGATGGCTGACCTATATGAAGAACGCGGACGTTATAAGTTGGGCAGCCAAGGGACATTCTTAATTAACGGCGTTGATCGTGTCGTTGTGAGCCAAATCCATCGTTCTCCCGGAGTTGTGTTCTCGCAAAGCAAGAAAGCAAAAGACGTTCGTGGTAGGCCATATTATCTTGCGCGTATTATTCCAATGCGTGGTTCGTGGCTTGATTTTGAATTTGATAGCAATGAAAACTTGTATGTTCGTATCGATAAGAAGAAGAAGGTTCTTGTTACAACGTTTCTACAAGCACTTGGGATCAATCGTGACGAGATGCTTCCGTTGTTCTATGACTATGATCATATTACGTTTACAAACGGAAGTTTTCACAAGTCTATTTCTGAAAAGCTTTTGGGCATGAGAATTGAGAAGGGTATGGTTCCTGAAAAAGAATCTGCTCTTATTGGTCTTCGTATTACTAAAGATGTTCTCGAGCGCTTGGAAAAAGCAAAAATTACAAAGTTGACTTTGCCAACATCGTATCTTATTAACAAGGTGTTTGCTAAAGATGTGATTGATCCCGAAACGGGTGAGATCATTGTAGAACAGGGTCAGGTATGCTCCAAGGATCATGTTTCGTCTATGGGGGCGTACAAAAAATTATCATTTGATCTTATTGCATCGTCTGATTATGTGTTTCAACCAACCTTAGCGCTTACGCTTGCGCATGATTCCTGTCATTCGCGTGAGGATGCGTTGAAAGATCTACATGCCAAAATTTGGCCTGGGGATAATGCGTCGCTTAAGGAAATTCAAGAGCGTCTAGAAAATCTCTTATTTCTTTCACGCTTATATGATTTGACCAAGGTTGGTCGTATTAGAATGAATAGAAAGCTTGGACTTTCTATTTCTGAAACGACAACTGTGTTAACGATGGAAGATATCATTGCTACTATTCGTTACTTGGTCGGTTTGCGTGAACGCGCAGAGGGTGAGCTTGATGATATCGATCACTTAGGAAATCGTCGCATACGTTTGGTTGGTGAACTTTTAACCAATCAATTTTATACCGGATTTGCGCGAATAGAGCGCATTGTTCGTGAAAAATTCAGAATGCAAGAAGCGCATGGTGCGTTAATGCCTCAGGATTTTCTCAATGTTAAGCCGTTGAGTGCTGTGATTCGTGAATTCTTTGGCACTGGCCAATTGTCTCAGTTTATGGATCAGACAAATCCATTATCTGAGATTGCGCACAAGCGTCGTTTATCTGCGCTTGGGCCTGGCGGTGTGATGAAGGATCGTGCGACGTACGAAATTCGTGACGTGCATACGTCTCACTACGGCCGTATTTGTCCGATTGAGACGCCTGAAGGACAAACCATTGGTTTGATTTCTTCTCTTGCAACGTATGCAATGGTGAACGATCTAGGGTTTATCGAAACTCCATATCGTAAGGTTGATCACGGTAATATTCTTCATGATGTTGAATTTTTGGATGCATTCCAAGAATCAGATAAGTACATCACACAAAGTGATGCTGCTGACAACGAAGTAAAGCATATTCGTGATAAAAAAGTATTTGCTCGTCATGACGGAAACTTTATGCAGGTTGATGCTGATATGGTCGACTATATCGATCTGTCGCCAAAACAATTAGTGTCTGTTGCAACCGCATTGATTCCATTCCTTGAACATGATGACGCATCGCGTGCGCTCATGGGTTCGAACATGCAGCGTCAGGCGGTTCCGCTTATCAAGTGTGAAGTGCCTATTGTTGGTACTGGTATGGAATCAGAAATTTGTAAGGCATCAGGTGCTGTTCAAACAGCTCGTCGAGCAGGGGTTGTTGAGTACGTATCTGCTAACAAGATTATTATACGTGCTGATGTAAAAGAATTTGATAATGTTGATGACTGGATTGCATACGGCGTTGATATTTATCATCTCAGAAAATTTGAACGTTCTTCCTACGATACGTGGATTCATCAAACACCGCTTATTCAGGTAGGTGACGTGGTCAAAGCAGGAGATGTGTTGACCAATGGTTCTTCGTTGGATCGTGGAGAGCTCGCTCTCGGTACCAATCTTCTGGTTGCATTCATGCCATGGCATGGGTACAACTTTGAGGATGCTATCGTATTGAGTAAGAGCCTTGTCGCTCATGATCGTCTTACCTCTGTTCATATTGATGAATATGAAGTACAGGCGCGGGATACTAAGCTTGGCCCTGAAGAAATTACTCGTGATATTCCAAACGTCAGTGAGACAGCATTAGCTGGTCTTGATGAAGACGGTATCGTACGCATTGGTACGCGTGTTGCTCCTGGTGATATTCTTGTTGGAAAGGTAACTCTCAAGGGCGATATTCAATATTCTCCTGAAGAGAAATTACTTCGTGCTATTTTTGGTGAAAAATCTCGTGAAGTGCGAGATACTTCATTGCGTGTGCCGCCTGGGGTTGAAGGTACTGTGATCGACGTGAAGATCTTCTCTCGTAGTGGTATCCGAAAAGATAAGCGCTACCGTGAAGTTGTCGCAGAACAAACCAAGAAGATAGAAGGTGATTTTCAGGATCATTGCACTTTCTTGGAAAACATGGTGCGCGACCAACTTGTGCAAGAGCTTGTAGGTCAAAAAGCTTCAGCGCGATCATCTAAGAAGCTGATCAAAGATGGAGTATTTAATAAGACTGCCCTGGAACAGTGTGTATTCGATGAACTTACAAAATGTAAGCCGAGTTCTAAGGAGATTGGTGAACAGGTTGATCATATTGTGGATACCTTTAATAACCAACTCCGTATTTTGCATGGCTTGAAGGAAGAGCGCATCAATAATCTCAAAAAAGGTGATCCACTTCCATCAGGTGTTATCAAGATGGTCAAAGTTTATGTTGCGATGAAGCGTCCGATCTCTGTCGGTGACAAGTTGGCCGGTCGTCATGGTAACAAGGGTGTTGTCTCAACTATTGTTCCTCGTGAAGATATGCCGTATTTGGCAGATGGTACTCATGTTGACATTGTGCTCAACCCTCTTGGTGTGCCATCACGTATGAACGTTGGTCAAATCCTTGAAACAGCACTTGGATTTGCTGGTCGTACCATCGGCGAAGAAATGAAAAAGCAGATTGTTGATGCAAGCTATGATTCAGTAAAGGCATATCTTGGTCGGTATTTTGGGCAGGCATTGATTGACCAGATTGAGAAAGATCAAGGTAAGGATGGGGTTATGGATCTTGCGCGACAAACCGCACAAGACGGGGCACGTTTTGTGACACCTATTTTTGATGGTGCGCAATATAAAGGAGATATCCAGCCATTACTCAAGAGTCTTTCATTGCCTGAGTCCGGTGCACAAATCATTTATGATGGTCGTAGCGGCGAGGCATTCGATCAGCCCGTAACGGTTGGTTCGATTTATATGATGAAATTGAGCCACATGGTTGATGACAAACTTCACGCTCGTTCCGATGGACCATATTCGCTTGTTACTCAGCAGCCACTTGGTGGTAAAGCGCAAAAGGGTGGACAGCGATTTGGTGAAATGGAAGTGTGGGCACTAGAAGCATATGGTGCGGCACATACTCTTCGTGAAATGCTTACTTACAAGTCTGATGACGTTAGTGGTCGTCATAAAGTGTACGAAGCGATTATTCGCGGTGAGGATATCCCTGATCCAGGATTGCCAGAATCATTCAATGTGTTGATTAAAGAGCTTCAAAGTTTAGGTCTGCAAGTCGACTTGTTTAAGACTGGCAAGGAGGAAATCAGTGAATAA
- the rplL gene encoding 50S ribosomal protein L7/L12 codes for MSNGHEKLIEEIGKMSVVELAGLVKELEEKFGVSAAMPIAAAAAPAAQEAAQEEKSEYKVTLKEAGPEKIKNIKALRSVTTLSMMDAKKAIEEAPTVIAEAASKEDAKKIKEALEAAGAKVELS; via the coding sequence ATGTCGAACGGACATGAAAAACTAATCGAAGAAATTGGCAAGATGTCAGTCGTTGAGTTGGCAGGCTTAGTCAAAGAACTAGAAGAAAAGTTCGGTGTTTCAGCAGCTATGCCTATCGCTGCTGCAGCAGCTCCTGCTGCGCAAGAAGCGGCTCAGGAAGAGAAATCCGAATATAAGGTTACTCTTAAAGAAGCTGGACCTGAAAAGATCAAGAATATCAAGGCACTTCGTAGTGTAACCACATTGAGCATGATGGACGCTAAGAAGGCTATTGAAGAAGCTCCAACAGTGATTGCTGAAGCTGCTTCAAAAGAAGATGCCAAGAAAATAAAGGAAGCGCTCGAAGCAGCTGGTGCTAAAGTTGAGCTTTCATAG
- a CDS encoding 50S ribosomal protein L10, which produces MNRQEKSVVVDSLKQQLQQSASSFVVDYKGLSVHQLEALRKNLRGQGSLFKVAKARLMKRAVADLDAMSELNQVFKDQIGLVFSPNQAAQTAKSLYEFAKENEKLGIVAGYTDSQFLSKQDIIALATLPSREVLLAMLCGVLMAPLSSFVRALDQIAKKPTGASGENQ; this is translated from the coding sequence ATGAATCGTCAAGAAAAATCAGTTGTCGTTGACTCGCTAAAACAACAGTTGCAGCAAAGTGCATCTTCATTTGTTGTTGATTATAAAGGTCTTTCAGTGCATCAGCTTGAAGCACTTCGTAAAAATCTGCGTGGACAGGGAAGTCTGTTCAAGGTTGCAAAAGCGCGTTTGATGAAGCGTGCGGTTGCTGATCTAGATGCTATGAGCGAGTTGAATCAGGTTTTTAAAGATCAAATTGGGCTTGTGTTTTCTCCAAATCAAGCTGCACAAACCGCAAAGTCGTTATACGAGTTTGCAAAAGAAAATGAAAAATTGGGAATTGTTGCTGGGTATACAGATAGTCAGTTTCTTTCCAAGCAAGATATTATTGCGCTTGCAACGCTACCTTCACGGGAAGTCTTGCTAGCAATGTTGTGTGGTGTACTGATGGCGCCGCTGTCGTCATTTGTGCGCGCGCTTGACCAGATTGCTAAAAAGCCAACTGGTGCATCAGGTGAGAATCAGTAA
- a CDS encoding 50S ribosomal protein L1 — protein MAKQGKKYTKAVGSHNRDLISSPQEGFAKIKDLAYADFDESVDVDVNLGIDPSKGDQVVRGAVVLPHGRGKAVRVIVFAKGDHAAEATEAGADHVGAEDLVQKISGGWMDFDFAVATPDLMGMVGQLAKLLGPRGLLPNKKVGTVTFKVGDVVKELKQGKLFFKNDKSGIVHFSIGKVSFDAQQLVDNYHAFMKALVASKPATSKGKFIKNVTVSSTMGVGVRLNPDEAVKL, from the coding sequence ATGGCAAAGCAGGGTAAAAAATATACAAAAGCAGTAGGGTCACATAATCGTGATCTGATTTCTTCTCCACAAGAAGGATTCGCGAAAATTAAGGATTTGGCATACGCAGATTTTGATGAATCTGTTGATGTAGATGTAAACCTCGGCATCGATCCCTCTAAGGGTGATCAGGTGGTCCGAGGTGCCGTTGTTTTACCGCATGGTCGCGGCAAAGCTGTTCGAGTGATTGTGTTTGCCAAGGGTGATCATGCTGCAGAAGCAACAGAGGCAGGAGCCGACCATGTTGGAGCAGAGGATCTTGTGCAAAAGATTTCTGGCGGCTGGATGGATTTTGATTTTGCCGTAGCGACTCCAGATCTCATGGGAATGGTTGGTCAGCTCGCAAAGCTGCTTGGACCTCGCGGTCTTCTACCAAACAAAAAGGTAGGAACAGTGACCTTTAAAGTTGGTGATGTAGTTAAGGAATTAAAGCAAGGTAAGCTCTTTTTTAAGAACGATAAGAGCGGCATTGTTCATTTTTCTATCGGAAAAGTTTCCTTTGATGCGCAGCAACTTGTTGATAACTATCATGCGTTCATGAAAGCGTTGGTTGCATCCAAGCCAGCAACATCAAAAGGCAAGTTTATTAAGAATGTTACCGTTTCTTCTACGATGGGTGTCGGTGTACGACTTAACCCTGATGAAGCTGTAAAATTGTGA
- the rplK gene encoding 50S ribosomal protein L11 → MAKEIKATVKMLIPGGAATPAPPVGSSLGQHQANIMDFCKKFNAQTASRKGETVPVIVTIYKDRSFDFVLKTPPASELIKKKINIAKGSARPHEEIVGQITWADIEEIAKAKMVDLNAHDLEQAKKIVAGSARSMGVKVV, encoded by the coding sequence ATGGCAAAAGAGATTAAGGCAACAGTCAAAATGCTTATTCCGGGTGGTGCGGCAACTCCTGCTCCGCCGGTGGGATCTTCATTGGGGCAGCACCAAGCTAACATTATGGATTTCTGTAAGAAGTTTAATGCACAGACGGCAAGCCGTAAGGGTGAAACCGTACCTGTCATTGTAACTATTTACAAGGATCGCTCTTTCGACTTTGTGCTTAAAACGCCTCCAGCATCAGAGCTGATTAAGAAAAAGATTAATATTGCCAAGGGCTCAGCACGACCTCATGAAGAGATTGTAGGTCAAATTACTTGGGCTGATATTGAAGAGATTGCAAAAGCAAAAATGGTTGACCTGAATGCGCATGATCTTGAGCAGGCAAAGAAAATTGTCGCTGGTTCAGCACGCAGCATGGGTGTCAAAGTTGTCTAA
- the nusG gene encoding transcription termination/antitermination factor NusG: protein MKRWYVVQVYAGFEEQVKKDLEKRIVEEGLQDVFGEVLIPSAKMKRFFDTEESKDQQLFPGYLLVEMETSPATLRVVTMTPKVSRFLGGKEPIALSKKEIEKITSQMKGEVIVSPPDVSEFNVGSEIEIADGPFKGFVGLIEKVDVESERMTIMVSIFGRLTPVEVRFDQVKR, encoded by the coding sequence ATGAAACGGTGGTATGTAGTTCAGGTCTATGCGGGATTTGAAGAGCAGGTTAAAAAAGATTTGGAAAAGCGCATTGTCGAAGAGGGGCTTCAAGATGTGTTTGGAGAGGTTCTTATCCCTTCAGCGAAAATGAAGCGATTTTTTGACACAGAAGAAAGCAAAGACCAGCAGTTATTCCCTGGATATTTACTTGTAGAGATGGAGACATCTCCTGCTACGTTACGGGTGGTAACCATGACTCCTAAGGTCTCTCGTTTCTTGGGTGGCAAGGAGCCAATTGCGTTGAGTAAGAAGGAAATTGAAAAGATTACGTCGCAGATGAAGGGAGAGGTCATTGTATCTCCTCCCGATGTCAGCGAGTTTAATGTTGGCAGTGAGATTGAGATTGCCGATGGCCCATTCAAGGGTTTTGTTGGATTGATTGAAAAGGTGGATGTTGAGTCTGAGCGAATGACTATTATGGTCAGTATCTTTGGGCGCCTCACCCCTGTGGAAGTTCGATTTGATCAAGTTAAGCGTTAA
- the secE gene encoding preprotein translocase subunit SecE produces the protein MKSMTQFFNEVRSEMAKVVWPTWTELVGSTIVVLIVVTAFSLYLGSVDYVISRTAEAVFTRYGIR, from the coding sequence ATGAAGAGTATGACGCAGTTTTTTAACGAAGTACGATCAGAAATGGCCAAAGTTGTTTGGCCAACATGGACAGAGCTTGTTGGATCGACAATCGTGGTACTGATTGTAGTCACGGCATTTTCTCTCTATTTGGGGTCGGTTGACTATGTTATTTCAAGGACAGCAGAAGCAGTTTTTACCCGGTATGGCATCCGGTAA
- the rpmG gene encoding 50S ribosomal protein L33 produces MAKNRVISHLVCSECKERNYSQVVAKSRSVGSLQVRKHCRRCKKHQMHKESK; encoded by the coding sequence ATGGCAAAAAATCGAGTAATTTCCCATTTGGTATGCAGTGAATGTAAGGAACGTAATTATTCACAGGTCGTGGCTAAGTCGCGATCGGTGGGCTCATTGCAGGTGCGTAAGCATTGCCGGCGTTGCAAAAAACATCAAATGCACAAGGAGTCTAAGTAG
- the tsaE gene encoding tRNA (adenosine(37)-N6)-threonylcarbamoyltransferase complex ATPase subunit type 1 TsaE — MMAVRTFSLEDLDIIVRELVQLKNKCRVYTFTGPLGSGKTTLVRQMLKVMGVEGVISSPTFTYVNTYITKDDAVIHHFDLYRLQSYNGFIEQGFDEYLYQPDSWSFIEWPEVIMPLVHHNACHVTLDYVSQDQRSIEYMVAL, encoded by the coding sequence ATGATGGCAGTTCGTACATTTTCACTAGAAGATCTGGATATCATAGTGCGTGAGCTAGTGCAACTCAAAAATAAATGCAGGGTCTATACGTTTACAGGACCGTTGGGTTCAGGAAAAACAACCTTAGTACGGCAGATGCTGAAAGTAATGGGTGTCGAAGGTGTTATCTCAAGTCCTACGTTTACCTATGTCAATACCTACATAACCAAAGATGATGCAGTGATACATCATTTTGATTTATATCGCTTGCAATCGTATAACGGGTTTATTGAACAGGGTTTTGATGAATATTTATATCAACCGGATAGCTGGTCGTTTATTGAATGGCCCGAAGTTATTATGCCACTGGTACATCATAATGCGTGTCATGTAACGCTTGACTATGTTTCTCAAGATCAACGATCTATAGAGTATATGGTAGCGTTATAA
- a CDS encoding NYN domain-containing protein: MYLIIDGYNLLKTMLGAQESSEKKKSGLIAALVSYARRKEHTISVVFDGGLTQHLSQEYYGTRVRVVHAGYHKSADDLIKKLLHETKDRECVLISSDNELIEAAYYHNVIAVDASAFAHVLGEKEYKKNAHQRDATLRKLNEHAEHEIDELMEEMSRNIPLKHEEVGLRRTRARTTQSKYEKRIMKVLKKL; this comes from the coding sequence ATGTACCTTATTATTGATGGCTATAACCTCCTAAAGACTATGCTTGGGGCGCAAGAAAGCTCCGAGAAGAAGAAAAGTGGCCTTATTGCGGCATTGGTATCGTATGCCCGTCGCAAAGAACATACTATCAGCGTCGTATTTGATGGCGGGTTGACACAACATCTAAGTCAGGAGTATTACGGAACCCGTGTGAGGGTGGTGCATGCTGGCTATCATAAATCTGCAGACGACCTTATTAAAAAACTATTGCATGAAACGAAAGACCGTGAGTGTGTTCTGATTTCATCAGATAATGAATTGATTGAAGCAGCATATTATCATAATGTGATTGCAGTTGATGCTTCGGCATTTGCTCATGTACTTGGGGAAAAGGAATACAAAAAAAATGCGCATCAGCGAGATGCGACATTGCGTAAACTCAACGAACATGCAGAACATGAGATTGATGAATTGATGGAAGAGATGAGTCGGAATATTCCTCTTAAGCACGAAGAGGTAGGGTTACGCCGCACGCGTGCTCGTACTACACAATCGAAATATGAAAAACGTATTATGAAGGTGTTAAAAAAATTATGA